One Dromiciops gliroides isolate mDroGli1 chromosome 3, mDroGli1.pri, whole genome shotgun sequence DNA segment encodes these proteins:
- the LOC122747452 gene encoding probable E3 ubiquitin-protein ligase TRIML1, translated as MKRREAHCKEDANSLKQSIISEYEKIYQFLRNEENQHLLRLGQEFRNNMAKHKVNKAKLLLEIQKLQRMVLDVEENLDKAPSEMFQVMKIPFEWNEEQLLQEVNVDSSIWSTWPITCLREMLKSYHRDITLDPETANPHLILSEDMKHVKCGSFLQILPDSEEISVDSFIVLGVQTFTSGKHYWEIEWGDNTEWEVGVCKVSAIQNGNLSILPEDICALEGYRCVNDFFFWKLQHGHFVSEPIDKMGIFLDYEKGHIAFYNVVEENLIFSSPEMNFQGTLRPYFALSRHNEEGTLASLSICPRSNK; from the coding sequence atgaaaaggagggaGGCACATTGTAAGGAGGATGCAAATTCTCTCAAACAATCAATTATTTCTGAATATGAGAAAATTTACCAGTTCTTACGGAATGAAGAAAACCAACACCTGCTAAGATTAGGACAGGAATTCAGAAACAACATGGCCAAACATAAAGTGAACAAAGCCAAACTATTACTAGAAATCCAAAAACTCCAAAGAATGGTATTAGATGTGGAGGAGAATTTGGACAAGGCACCATCAGAAATGTTTCAGGTTATGAAAATCCCATTTGAATGGAATGAGGAGCAGCTACTTCAAGAAGTGAACGTTGATTCCTCTATCTGGAGCACCTGGCCCATCACTTGCTTGAGAGAAATGCTCAAGAGCTACCATAGGGATATAACTCTGGATCCTGAAACAGCCAATCCTCATCTCATCTTGTCTGAAGATATGAAGCATGTCAAGTGTGGAAGTTTCCTACAGATCCTGCCTGACAGTGAAGAAATATCTGTGGATTCTTTTATTGTATTGGGGGTCCAGACCTTTACCTCAGGCAAACACTATTGGGAAATAGAGTGGGGAGATAATACAGAGTGGGAAGTGGGTGTCTGTAAAGTTTCAGCCATCCAAAATGGGAACCTTTCCATATTACCTGAAGATATATGTGCACTAGAAGGCTACAGATGTGtaaatgatttcttcttctggaaatTACAACATGGCCATTTTGTGAGTGAGCCCATAGATAAGATGGGCATTTTTCTTGATTATGAAAAGGGACATATAGCATTTTACAATGTCGTAGAAGAAAACCTTATCTTCAGTTCCCCAGAAATGAACTTTCAAGGGACTCTTCGCCCTTACTTTGCTCTTTCCCGTCATAATGAAGAAGGAACTCTTGCATCACTCAGTATATGTCCCAGGAGCAATAAGTGA